In Dictyoglomus sp., one DNA window encodes the following:
- the pheS gene encoding phenylalanine--tRNA ligase subunit alpha yields MREEEYVLKVEHAKERLKKAENLKELEEIKREYLGKNSFLAQILRSLGKMSPQERVYWGKLANQWKDELEALWEEAEKRIKINTIQKRLREEEIDITLPGRRRPIGKYHPLTQVIEEIISVFKEMGFQVVYGPELETDYYNFTALNIPQDHPVRESHDSFYVDKEYLLRTQTSPVQIRVMENKKPPLRIVAPGKCYRRDFPDATHSPMFFQIEGLAVDYEVSFAELKGVLTIFAHRLFGKDRKVYFIPSYFPFTEPSAEMYVECGICKGEGCKACGNSGVLEILGCGMVHPQVFREVGIDPEIYTGFAFGMGPDRIAMQIYGIEDIRLFYENDLRFLTQF; encoded by the coding sequence ATGAGAGAAGAGGAATATGTCTTAAAAGTTGAACATGCAAAGGAAAGATTAAAAAAAGCCGAAAATTTGAAGGAATTAGAAGAAATAAAAAGAGAGTATCTAGGAAAAAATAGTTTTTTGGCTCAAATTCTAAGATCCTTAGGTAAGATGTCTCCCCAAGAAAGAGTTTATTGGGGAAAATTGGCAAATCAGTGGAAAGATGAACTTGAAGCTCTTTGGGAGGAAGCAGAAAAGAGAATAAAAATTAATACTATACAAAAAAGATTAAGAGAAGAAGAAATCGATATAACATTACCTGGCAGAAGAAGACCCATCGGAAAGTATCATCCTTTGACTCAAGTTATTGAAGAGATAATCTCAGTCTTTAAAGAAATGGGATTTCAAGTAGTTTATGGACCTGAATTAGAAACAGATTATTATAATTTCACAGCTTTAAATATTCCACAAGATCATCCTGTTAGAGAATCTCATGATTCCTTTTATGTTGACAAGGAATATCTATTAAGAACTCAAACTTCTCCTGTTCAAATAAGAGTAATGGAAAACAAAAAACCTCCTTTAAGAATCGTTGCTCCTGGAAAATGTTATAGAAGAGATTTTCCTGATGCAACTCATAGTCCGATGTTCTTTCAAATAGAAGGATTAGCTGTTGATTATGAAGTTTCTTTTGCGGAATTAAAAGGAGTACTAACAATTTTTGCTCATCGTCTTTTTGGTAAAGATAGAAAAGTATATTTTATCCCTAGTTATTTTCCTTTTACAGAACCCAGTGCGGAAATGTATGTAGAATGTGGAATTTGTAAAGGAGAAGGATGCAAGGCTTGTGGTAATTCAGGAGTTTTAGAAATTTTAGGATGTGGTATGGTACATCCTCAAGTTTTTAGGGAGGTAGGAATAGATCCAGAAATATACACAGGTTTTGCTTTTGGGATGGGACCTGACAGAATTGCTATGCAAATTTATGGAATAGAAGACATACGACTTTTTTATGAAAATGATCTTAGATTTTTAACACAATTTTAA
- the pheT gene encoding phenylalanine--tRNA ligase subunit beta, with the protein MLISYRWLIDYLEPIDSDDVIKALRNLGLYASYQYKNGKLKIGEVWSKVLIGEVRELKTHPTKEGLIICKVFDGKEVLNIVTGAKNLFIGAKVPVAPIGTKIMGEEITLKYFDDIPSQGMLCSEWELEISNDAEGIMILPEEFEVGKKLSEYLGDGDFLIEVEIPSNRGDCLSYLGIARELSAYFNIPLKIPEIEIKEEKDYIENFVKGEILDFELCPRLTLRLIKDVKVEKSPFWLRWRLERVGIRSINNVVDVTNFLMLETGQPLHAYDFDLLKGNKLIARRAKPGEKIVLINDEEKVLDESILVIADTERPVGIGGIMGGKETEISKETRNVLLEAANFNPINIRRSARKLGLRTEASLRFERGVDILQTPKILDRAGQLINAVAGGRLIGGKIDIHKELPVENKVFLRPSRVNKILGTELKEEEIVNQLLRIGFQVISHNPILEIKIPSYRQDIKEEIDLIEEIARFFGYDNIPTLPMQKGIVVEPPLEEEIIEKKLKSILTSLGLTEVINYSFISRKDFENSGIMTMEPFNNYISLTNPLSEEISILRTSLLPSLLKVAQTNTNKQRKDVFIFEIGKIFLRDNNKYREEKHLGILLGGEWFISSWNISSNILKADFYDLKGIFENIFEEIWGMELNLEKSDFPFLHPVRQGIIVLENKIIGFMGEVNPLITQNYDLRERIYYGEVNLDLIPNIKEKPKFKPLPLYPGVKRDLALLVPENIQAKEVEKLIKESSGELLYSIKLFDLYKGEKIEEGYKSLAFSLFFVSLDHTLTDEEVDSIIEKILLKLREIGIFLRMK; encoded by the coding sequence ATGTTAATTTCATATAGATGGCTTATAGATTATCTAGAACCTATAGATTCTGATGATGTTATTAAAGCATTAAGAAATTTAGGTTTATACGCATCTTATCAGTATAAGAATGGAAAATTAAAAATCGGGGAAGTATGGTCTAAAGTTTTAATTGGAGAAGTGAGAGAATTGAAAACTCATCCTACAAAAGAAGGACTTATTATATGTAAAGTTTTTGATGGCAAAGAAGTGTTGAATATTGTTACTGGTGCAAAGAATTTATTTATAGGAGCAAAAGTTCCCGTAGCTCCCATAGGAACTAAAATTATGGGGGAAGAAATAACTTTAAAATATTTTGATGATATTCCATCTCAAGGAATGCTTTGTTCTGAATGGGAATTAGAAATATCTAATGATGCTGAAGGAATAATGATTTTACCAGAAGAATTTGAGGTTGGAAAAAAATTAAGCGAATATCTAGGAGATGGTGATTTTCTTATAGAAGTAGAAATCCCATCTAATAGAGGGGATTGTTTAAGTTATTTAGGTATTGCAAGAGAGTTATCAGCATACTTTAATATTCCTCTGAAAATTCCAGAAATAGAAATAAAAGAGGAAAAGGATTATATTGAAAATTTTGTTAAAGGAGAAATTTTAGACTTCGAGTTATGTCCAAGATTAACTTTAAGACTCATTAAAGATGTAAAAGTTGAAAAATCACCATTCTGGCTTAGGTGGAGATTAGAAAGAGTAGGGATTAGATCTATTAATAATGTTGTAGATGTAACAAATTTCCTCATGCTCGAAACAGGACAGCCACTTCATGCTTATGATTTTGATTTATTAAAAGGAAATAAATTAATTGCAAGAAGAGCAAAACCAGGAGAAAAAATTGTGTTAATAAATGATGAAGAGAAAGTTCTCGATGAAAGTATATTAGTAATCGCAGATACTGAGAGACCAGTAGGGATTGGCGGAATTATGGGGGGAAAGGAAACTGAGATTTCAAAGGAAACCAGAAATGTTTTATTAGAAGCTGCTAATTTTAATCCTATAAATATAAGAAGAAGTGCCAGAAAATTAGGATTAAGAACAGAAGCATCTTTGAGATTTGAAAGAGGAGTAGATATACTCCAAACCCCTAAAATTTTAGATAGGGCAGGGCAGCTTATTAATGCTGTTGCAGGTGGGAGACTTATTGGGGGAAAAATTGATATACATAAAGAACTTCCTGTAGAAAATAAGGTCTTTTTAAGACCTTCAAGAGTAAATAAGATTTTAGGGACAGAATTAAAAGAGGAAGAGATAGTAAATCAACTTTTAAGAATAGGATTCCAAGTGATTTCTCATAATCCTATATTAGAAATAAAAATTCCCTCTTATAGGCAAGATATAAAAGAAGAGATTGATTTAATAGAAGAAATTGCAAGATTTTTTGGATATGACAATATTCCCACATTACCGATGCAAAAAGGAATAGTTGTAGAACCGCCTTTAGAAGAGGAGATAATTGAAAAAAAGCTAAAGAGTATATTAACTTCTCTTGGATTGACGGAAGTGATTAATTACAGTTTTATTTCTCGAAAAGATTTTGAAAACTCAGGAATTATGACTATGGAACCTTTTAATAATTATATATCTCTTACAAATCCATTAAGTGAGGAAATTAGTATTTTAAGGACATCTCTACTTCCAAGTCTTTTAAAAGTTGCTCAAACAAATACAAATAAACAGAGGAAAGATGTTTTTATATTCGAAATTGGAAAAATTTTCTTAAGGGATAATAACAAATACAGAGAAGAAAAACATTTAGGAATTCTTTTAGGTGGCGAGTGGTTTATCTCCTCGTGGAATATTTCTTCGAATATTTTGAAAGCAGATTTTTATGACTTAAAAGGAATTTTCGAAAATATTTTCGAGGAGATATGGGGAATGGAGCTAAATTTAGAAAAGAGCGATTTTCCCTTTTTACATCCAGTAAGACAAGGGATTATTGTTCTTGAAAACAAAATTATTGGTTTTATGGGAGAAGTAAATCCTTTAATTACGCAAAATTATGATTTAAGAGAAAGAATATACTACGGAGAAGTTAATTTAGATCTAATACCTAATATTAAAGAAAAACCAAAATTTAAACCTTTACCTTTATATCCTGGAGTAAAGAGAGATTTAGCTCTTCTAGTTCCAGAAAACATTCAAGCAAAAGAAGTAGAGAAATTGATCAAAGAATCTTCAGGAGAACTTCTTTATTCAATAAAACTATTTGATTTATATAAAGGCGAAAAGATAGAAGAAGGATATAAAAGTTTAGCATTTTCTCTTTTCTTTGTCTCTCTAGATCATACCCTTACCGATGAAGAAGTAGATTCAATAATTGAAAAGATACTTCTAAAATTAAGAGAAATAGGAATCTTTTTAAGAATGAAATGA